In a single window of the Sediminicoccus sp. KRV36 genome:
- a CDS encoding ABC transporter substrate-binding protein — translation MRKPSWRAALLGGFLAFATLPATATTFTWATANDILGLDPHANNHGVTNAMKSNMYEPLVRREADGSLRPALAERWETPSPTTWRFHLARGVRFHGGQPFTAADVLYSLERVRQNDMAYTVSSITAARAIDDHTVEFDTRGPNPILLQDLTLFFIMNRAWIEANNGFAVARAGQPGATNSFVQLNANGTGPFRLVERLADERTVLIPNPDYRERLDHGITRAVFRPVASAPTRVAALLSRELDLMYHVPLQDIPRVQSAQGIRLIQGPTARTIYLAMDTSRPESLEAPGTPNHMRDVRVRRAMYQAIDMETIRRVVLRNSTTASGLPIAPAVGGFDAASNERFPFDVEAARRLLAEAGATNFRVALGCPNNRYVNDEAICQSIVAMLQRAGIQARLDSMPFGRFLQRGANKEFQFWLLGWTPGNFDITNPGRELLGEGSFNWGGFQDAEMARLLGEIGVEANQTRRQELARAYWARFRELVPMIPLHQEPQMFGVRETVADFSMRVSEDLELRGVRMRR, via the coding sequence ATGCGCAAGCCATCCTGGCGCGCCGCCCTGCTCGGCGGTTTCCTCGCCTTCGCCACCCTGCCGGCGACCGCCACGACCTTCACCTGGGCCACGGCGAACGACATTCTGGGCCTCGACCCGCACGCCAACAACCATGGCGTCACCAACGCCATGAAATCCAACATGTATGAGCCGCTGGTGCGGCGTGAGGCCGATGGCTCGCTGCGCCCGGCCCTGGCCGAGCGCTGGGAAACCCCGAGCCCCACCACCTGGCGCTTCCATCTGGCGCGCGGCGTGCGCTTCCATGGCGGCCAACCCTTCACCGCGGCCGATGTGCTCTACAGCCTGGAGCGCGTGCGGCAGAACGACATGGCCTATACCGTCTCCTCCATCACGGCGGCGCGGGCGATTGACGACCACACGGTGGAATTCGACACGCGCGGGCCGAACCCGATCCTGCTGCAGGATCTCACGCTGTTCTTCATCATGAACCGTGCCTGGATCGAGGCGAATAACGGCTTCGCCGTCGCCCGCGCAGGCCAGCCGGGGGCCACCAACAGCTTCGTGCAATTGAACGCGAACGGCACCGGCCCCTTCCGCCTGGTGGAGCGCCTGGCCGATGAGCGCACCGTGCTCATCCCCAACCCCGATTACCGCGAGCGGCTGGACCACGGCATCACCCGCGCCGTCTTCCGCCCCGTTGCCAGCGCGCCCACGCGCGTGGCGGCGCTGCTGAGCCGCGAGCTGGACCTGATGTATCACGTGCCGCTGCAGGACATTCCGCGCGTGCAGAGTGCCCAGGGCATCCGCCTGATCCAGGGCCCGACGGCGCGCACCATCTACCTCGCCATGGACACCTCGCGCCCCGAGAGCCTGGAGGCGCCCGGTACGCCGAACCATATGCGCGATGTGCGCGTGCGCCGCGCCATGTACCAGGCGATTGATATGGAGACGATCCGCCGCGTCGTGCTGCGCAACTCCACTACGGCCTCCGGCTTGCCCATCGCGCCCGCGGTCGGCGGCTTCGACGCGGCTTCGAATGAGCGCTTTCCCTTCGATGTGGAGGCCGCGCGCCGGCTGCTGGCGGAGGCGGGGGCCACGAATTTCCGCGTGGCCCTGGGCTGCCCCAACAACCGCTACGTGAATGACGAGGCGATCTGCCAATCCATCGTCGCCATGCTGCAACGCGCGGGCATCCAGGCGCGGCTGGATTCCATGCCCTTCGGCCGCTTCCTCCAGCGCGGCGCCAACAAGGAATTCCAGTTCTGGCTGCTGGGCTGGACGCCGGGCAATTTCGACATCACCAATCCGGGCCGCGAATTGCTGGGTGAGGGCAGCTTCAACTGGGGCGGCTTCCAGGATGCCGAAATGGCCCGCCTGCTGGGCGAGATCGGCGTGGAAGCCAACCAGACCCGCCGCCAGGAACTGGCCCGTGCCTATTGGGCCCGCTTCCGAGAATTGGTGCCGATGATCCCGCTGCACCAGGAGCCGCAGATGTTCGGCGTGCGGGAGACGGTGGCCGATTTCTCGATGCGGGTTTCAGAGGATCTGGAACTGCGCGGCGTGCGGATGCGGCGCTGA
- a CDS encoding transporter substrate-binding domain-containing protein, which yields MRAGPLLALALLVLALNPGGAAAQPSPPTLTVATGEAPPFVLRRGDALAGFSMDLWNAIAERMRVTSRFVDLGRRSDDAQIEAVRRGEADVAISAITMTPAREQLADFTLPYFDSGLQIAVRPDGDDGGWPGLSFLRALPWSAIGDLVLGGALILLLLAHVLWLVERRGNPRFQRGYPRGVAEGLWGVILIIATGEHGDRDESRLGKRLTIALMWLFGVVLIAQFTATVTSSLTVQQMQSAIRGPEDLPGKSIITAPGGTAEAWLRERGLPYRVITSAEEALRLLRAGQAQAIVYEAPTLRYWARVFGPSEVTLVGPVFRPEKYGIAVAADNPLRKRINTALLELYAEGRYDEIYRRWFSDLP from the coding sequence ATGCGGGCGGGCCCGCTCCTGGCGCTCGCCCTTTTGGTCCTGGCGCTGAATCCCGGCGGCGCCGCCGCCCAGCCCTCGCCACCCACGCTGACGGTCGCGACGGGAGAGGCTCCGCCCTTCGTGCTGCGGCGGGGAGACGCGCTCGCGGGTTTCAGCATGGACCTCTGGAACGCCATCGCCGAGCGGATGCGGGTCACCTCGCGCTTCGTGGATCTCGGCCGCCGCAGCGATGACGCGCAGATCGAGGCGGTGCGGCGGGGCGAGGCGGATGTGGCGATTTCCGCCATCACCATGACGCCGGCGCGCGAGCAACTCGCCGATTTCACGCTGCCCTATTTCGACTCTGGCCTGCAGATCGCCGTGCGCCCGGATGGCGATGATGGCGGCTGGCCGGGCCTGAGCTTCCTGCGCGCGCTGCCCTGGTCCGCCATTGGTGACCTGGTGCTGGGCGGGGCGCTGATCCTGCTGCTGCTCGCGCATGTGCTCTGGCTGGTGGAGCGGCGCGGCAATCCGCGTTTCCAGAGGGGCTACCCGCGCGGCGTGGCCGAGGGGCTCTGGGGCGTCATCCTCATCATCGCGACCGGCGAGCATGGTGACCGGGACGAATCCCGCCTGGGCAAGCGGCTGACCATCGCGCTGATGTGGCTTTTCGGTGTGGTGCTGATCGCGCAATTCACCGCGACCGTGACCTCGTCGCTCACGGTCCAGCAGATGCAATCCGCCATCCGCGGACCCGAGGATTTGCCGGGCAAGTCCATCATCACAGCGCCGGGCGGCACGGCCGAGGCCTGGCTGCGGGAGCGCGGGCTGCCCTACCGGGTCATCACCAGCGCCGAGGAGGCGCTGCGGCTGCTGCGCGCTGGGCAGGCCCAGGCGATCGTCTATGAGGCACCCACCCTGCGCTACTGGGCGCGCGTCTTCGGGCCAAGCGAGGTGACGCTGGTCGGCCCGGTGTTCCGACCGGAGAAATACGGCATCGCCGTCGCGGCGGACAATCCGCTCCGGAAACGGATCAACACCGCCCTGCTCGAACTCTACGCCGAGGGCCGCTATGACGAAATCTACCGTCGCTGGTTCTCGGACCTGCCGTAG
- a CDS encoding tripartite tricarboxylate transporter substrate binding protein has protein sequence MNRRAIILAAPTLALSAGPLRAQAWPARPVRFVVGFAPGGANDIMARLLAAKLVERIPGSSFVVENRPGASTVVGADHVARSAPDGTTFLFTSPSTLIAILVNRITTIDPMQALVPVVMASSAPLALVCRPDFPARTVPEFIALARERGPRLTISNPGTGAVNHLAMALLTRRTGIEPTLVPYSGNQPSITALIRGEVDLAHDGLFTPRAQLQEGTLRALAVTSAERSPLYPDVPTFGETLPGYEVGFWGGLLAPRGTPEPIMDRLAEEVEVVLRQPDVITRVRGFGAEPTSGGRAAFTRAYTADWEKWSQVVRENDIRPG, from the coding sequence ATGAATCGTCGCGCCATCATCCTGGCCGCCCCCACGCTGGCGCTCAGCGCCGGCCCCTTACGAGCGCAAGCTTGGCCCGCCCGCCCGGTGCGCTTCGTCGTCGGCTTCGCGCCGGGTGGGGCCAATGACATCATGGCCCGCCTCTTGGCCGCCAAGCTCGTTGAGCGCATTCCCGGCAGCAGCTTCGTCGTCGAGAACCGGCCGGGCGCCAGCACGGTGGTGGGGGCGGATCATGTGGCGCGCTCGGCGCCGGATGGAACGACCTTCCTGTTCACCTCCCCCTCCACGCTGATCGCCATCCTGGTGAACCGCATCACGACGATTGACCCCATGCAGGCGCTGGTGCCGGTGGTGATGGCCTCCTCGGCACCGCTGGCGCTGGTCTGCCGGCCGGATTTCCCGGCCCGCACCGTGCCCGAATTCATCGCCCTCGCCCGGGAGCGTGGGCCGCGCCTCACCATCTCCAACCCGGGCACGGGGGCGGTGAACCATCTGGCCATGGCGCTGCTGACGCGCCGCACCGGCATCGAGCCGACGCTGGTGCCCTATTCCGGCAACCAGCCCTCCATCACGGCGCTGATCCGCGGCGAGGTGGATCTGGCGCATGACGGGCTGTTTACGCCGCGCGCCCAATTGCAGGAGGGCACGCTGAGGGCATTGGCCGTGACCAGCGCCGAACGCTCGCCGCTCTATCCGGATGTGCCGACCTTCGGTGAAACGCTGCCGGGCTATGAGGTGGGCTTCTGGGGCGGCTTGCTGGCCCCGCGCGGCACGCCGGAGCCGATCATGGACCGCCTGGCCGAGGAGGTGGAGGTGGTTCTCCGCCAGCCTGATGTGATCACCCGCGTGCGCGGCTTCGGCGCGGAGCCGACCAGCGGCGGCCGTGCCGCCTTCACCCGCGCCTATACGGCGGATTGGGAGAAATGGAGCCAGGTGGTACGCGAGAACGACATCCGCCCAGGCTGA
- a CDS encoding ABC transporter transmembrane domain-containing protein, with protein sequence MRLLFPYLKPYAGRTAGAAAALLMAAGLVLLLGQGLQRLIDQGFGDRSPGSLNNAALFMFAVVAALGVATATRFYLVSWLGERVAADLRRAVFDHVITLSPTYFETARTGDILSRMTADIALLQSLIGSAISMGLRTALTATGALGLLIATSPKLAGIVVVVVPLVVVPLVLFGRRERKLSKTAQERVADLAATAEETLNGLRIVQAFTHEREDRKRFAAEVELSVGASLRRIGSRAFLILIVILLCFGAITFSLWVGGQDVIAGRMTGGELSAFVFYAVLLASSGATISELWGEIQRAAAAADRLIEVTQTRPEIAAPANPSPLPEPPQGRFAFEDVTFRYPTRPDAAALHGFSLAVRPGETVALVGPSGAGKTSVLQLLLRFYDPAAGRITLDGVDLRELDPADLRGRLGLVPQDPVIFSLSAAENIRYGRPEASDAEVEEAARAAAAHEFIMALPQGYASSLGARGVMLSGGQRQRIAIARAILRDPPILLLDEATSALDAESEQAVQQALARLSQGRTTLVVAHRLATVRRADRIVVMEAGRITAIGTHDELVADGGLYARLAALQFDRD encoded by the coding sequence TTGCGGCTGCTTTTCCCCTATCTGAAACCCTATGCCGGGCGCACCGCCGGTGCCGCCGCGGCCCTGCTGATGGCGGCCGGCCTCGTGCTGCTGCTGGGCCAGGGGCTGCAACGGCTGATTGACCAGGGCTTTGGCGACCGCAGTCCGGGCAGCCTCAACAACGCGGCGCTGTTCATGTTCGCGGTGGTGGCGGCCCTGGGTGTGGCGACGGCCACCCGATTCTACCTCGTCTCCTGGCTGGGGGAGCGTGTGGCGGCCGATCTGCGGCGGGCCGTGTTCGACCATGTGATCACCCTCTCCCCCACCTATTTCGAAACGGCGCGCACGGGCGATATCCTGAGCCGCATGACGGCCGATATCGCGCTGCTGCAATCGCTGATCGGTTCGGCGATTTCCATGGGGCTGCGAACGGCGCTGACCGCCACGGGGGCCCTCGGCCTGCTCATCGCGACCAGCCCCAAGCTGGCGGGCATCGTGGTCGTCGTGGTGCCGCTGGTGGTGGTGCCGCTGGTGCTGTTCGGCCGCCGCGAACGCAAGCTCTCCAAGACCGCGCAGGAGCGCGTGGCGGATCTGGCCGCCACCGCCGAGGAAACGCTGAACGGCCTGCGCATCGTCCAGGCCTTCACGCATGAGCGCGAGGACCGCAAGCGCTTCGCGGCGGAGGTGGAGCTTTCCGTCGGCGCGTCGCTGCGGCGCATTGGCAGCCGCGCCTTCCTGATCCTCATCGTGATCCTGCTGTGCTTCGGCGCCATCACCTTCAGCCTTTGGGTGGGCGGGCAGGATGTGATCGCCGGGCGGATGACGGGCGGTGAACTCTCGGCCTTCGTGTTCTACGCCGTGCTGCTGGCCAGCAGCGGCGCCACGATCAGCGAGCTCTGGGGCGAAATCCAGCGCGCGGCGGCGGCGGCGGACCGGCTGATCGAGGTGACGCAAACGCGGCCCGAGATCGCCGCCCCGGCCAACCCCTCCCCACTTCCCGAACCACCCCAGGGCCGCTTCGCCTTCGAGGATGTGACCTTCCGCTACCCCACCCGCCCCGATGCGGCGGCGTTGCACGGCTTCTCGCTGGCGGTGCGGCCGGGCGAGACAGTGGCGCTGGTCGGCCCCTCGGGTGCGGGCAAGACCAGCGTGCTGCAATTACTGCTGCGTTTCTATGACCCCGCCGCCGGCCGCATCACGCTGGATGGCGTGGATCTGCGTGAGCTGGACCCGGCCGATCTGCGCGGGCGGCTGGGCCTGGTGCCGCAGGACCCGGTGATCTTCAGCCTGAGTGCCGCCGAAAACATCCGCTACGGCCGCCCGGAGGCGAGCGATGCCGAGGTGGAGGAAGCCGCCCGCGCCGCCGCCGCGCATGAGTTCATCATGGCGCTGCCGCAGGGCTATGCGTCCTCGCTCGGCGCGCGGGGCGTCATGCTCTCGGGCGGGCAGCGCCAGCGCATCGCCATTGCGCGCGCCATCCTGCGCGACCCGCCCATCCTGCTGCTGGATGAGGCCACCAGCGCGCTGGACGCGGAATCCGAGCAGGCGGTGCAGCAGGCGCTGGCGCGGCTGAGCCAGGGGCGCACCACGCTGGTGGTGGCGCATCGGCTGGCGACGGTGCGGCGGGCGGATCGCATCGTGGTGATGGAAGCCGGGCGGATCACCGCCATCGGCACGCATGATGAGCTGGTGGCGGATGGCGGGTTGTATGCGCGGCTCGCGGCCTTGCAGTTTGATCGGGATTGA
- a CDS encoding Coenzyme F420 hydrogenase/dehydrogenase, beta subunit C-terminal domain encodes MENPKACGTACQFIAPDYPKLEARVHGRARDPARPDELHFGPFRRMLRASLKLPLPGAQWTGITTRLAEKLLASGAVDAVLTMAPDPEDHWKPVPVLVTKPEGMAQVRGMRMGYAPLLALLEPARDAGYRRLAVIGIPCQVHALRALEAELGLERLYVIGTPCSDNTTTESFHTFLDLLDDDPASITYLEFRADYHVELRFTDGRTRTIPFLQLPISKLPPDFFPLTCRTCVDYTNVLADITVGYMGGQGEQWLLVRNERGEELLGLLGDEIRTEAPGSKGKRAGAVKGFLANVERAAGGLPLRRMPDWVRPIVGWLMPRIGPRGLEFARTRVEMKACETVVHLRREEPASVKNMVPEHVWTLVEPYGLTPGPGERR; translated from the coding sequence ATGGAAAACCCCAAGGCCTGCGGCACCGCCTGCCAATTCATCGCGCCCGACTACCCGAAGCTGGAAGCCCGCGTGCATGGCCGCGCCCGTGATCCGGCACGGCCGGATGAGCTGCATTTCGGCCCCTTCCGGCGCATGCTGCGCGCCTCGCTCAAGCTGCCGCTGCCCGGTGCGCAATGGACCGGCATCACCACGCGCCTGGCGGAAAAGCTGCTGGCGTCAGGGGCAGTGGATGCCGTGCTGACCATGGCGCCCGATCCGGAGGATCACTGGAAGCCCGTGCCCGTGCTGGTGACGAAGCCTGAGGGCATGGCCCAGGTGCGCGGCATGCGCATGGGCTATGCGCCGCTGCTGGCGCTCCTCGAACCCGCGCGCGATGCGGGCTACAGGCGCCTGGCCGTCATCGGCATTCCCTGCCAGGTGCATGCGCTGCGCGCGCTGGAAGCGGAGCTGGGGCTGGAGCGGCTCTATGTCATCGGCACGCCCTGCTCGGACAACACGACGACCGAGAGTTTTCATACCTTCCTCGACCTGTTGGATGATGACCCCGCTTCGATCACCTACCTCGAATTCCGCGCCGATTATCATGTCGAGCTGCGCTTCACCGATGGCCGCACGCGCACCATCCCTTTCCTGCAACTCCCCATCTCGAAACTCCCGCCGGATTTCTTCCCGCTGACCTGCCGGACCTGCGTGGACTACACCAACGTCCTGGCCGATATCACCGTGGGCTATATGGGCGGGCAGGGCGAGCAATGGCTGCTGGTCCGCAACGAACGCGGCGAGGAATTGCTGGGCCTGCTGGGCGATGAAATCCGCACCGAGGCGCCCGGCAGCAAGGGCAAGCGGGCAGGGGCCGTGAAGGGCTTTCTGGCCAATGTCGAGCGTGCGGCGGGCGGGCTGCCGCTGCGCCGCATGCCGGATTGGGTGCGCCCCATCGTGGGTTGGCTGATGCCGCGCATCGGCCCGCGCGGGCTGGAATTCGCCCGCACGCGCGTCGAGATGAAGGCCTGCGAAACCGTGGTGCATCTGCGGCGCGAGGAACCCGCCAGCGTGAAGAACATGGTGCCGGAGCATGTCTGGACGCTGGTGGAGCCATATGGGCTGACACCGGGGCCGGGCGAGCGGCGGTAA
- a CDS encoding D-amino acid dehydrogenase, with protein sequence MRILILGSGVIGVTSAWYLARAGHEVTVLDRQSAPGMETSFANAGQVSPGYSAPWAGPGIPVKALKWMMMRHRPLVLWPYANGGLYGWLARMLANCTEAAYATNKARMVRIAEYSRDALRDLRAETGIAYDQRMQGTLQLFRTQKQLDAVGADTDVLEQFGVRYDVLDAAGCVAAEPALARVAGKYVGGLRLPGDETGDAHLFTQRLAAMAEAAGVVFRQGVTIKRLHSLAGHVTGVETDHGIFTADRYVVAMGSYSTKLLRPLAVHVPVYPVKGYSLTMPVTNADAAPVSTVMDETFKVAITRLGDRIRVGGTAELAGFSLKLRGPRRETLAHSVRDLFPDGGDIEHATFWTGLRPMTPDGTPIVGPTRYENLFLNTGHGTLGWTMACGSARVLADLMSDRTPDIEAEDLAPARYAVA encoded by the coding sequence ATGCGCATCCTCATCCTCGGTTCCGGCGTCATCGGCGTCACCAGCGCGTGGTATCTGGCCCGCGCCGGCCATGAGGTGACGGTGCTGGACCGGCAATCGGCGCCGGGCATGGAGACCAGCTTCGCCAATGCGGGCCAGGTCTCGCCCGGCTATTCGGCGCCCTGGGCCGGCCCCGGCATCCCGGTGAAGGCGCTGAAATGGATGATGATGCGCCACCGGCCCCTGGTGCTCTGGCCTTATGCGAATGGCGGGCTTTACGGCTGGCTCGCCCGCATGCTGGCGAACTGCACCGAGGCCGCCTACGCCACCAACAAGGCGCGCATGGTGCGCATCGCCGAATACAGCCGCGACGCGCTGCGCGACCTGCGGGCCGAGACCGGCATCGCCTATGACCAGCGCATGCAGGGCACGCTGCAGCTGTTCCGCACGCAAAAGCAGCTGGACGCCGTCGGTGCCGATACCGATGTGCTGGAGCAATTCGGCGTGCGCTATGACGTGCTGGACGCGGCGGGCTGCGTGGCGGCGGAGCCGGCACTGGCCCGCGTCGCCGGCAAATATGTGGGCGGGCTGCGCCTGCCGGGCGATGAGACGGGCGATGCGCATCTGTTCACCCAGCGCCTGGCCGCCATGGCCGAAGCGGCCGGCGTGGTGTTCCGCCAGGGTGTGACGATCAAGCGCCTGCACAGCCTGGCCGGCCACGTTACCGGCGTGGAGACGGATCACGGCATCTTCACCGCGGATCGTTATGTGGTGGCCATGGGCAGCTATTCCACCAAGCTGCTGCGGCCGCTGGCCGTGCATGTGCCGGTCTATCCGGTGAAGGGCTATTCGCTGACCATGCCCGTCACCAATGCCGACGCCGCCCCCGTCTCCACTGTCATGGACGAGACCTTCAAGGTCGCCATCACGCGGCTGGGCGACCGTATCCGCGTCGGCGGCACGGCGGAGCTGGCCGGCTTCTCGCTCAAGCTGCGCGGCCCCCGGCGCGAGACGCTGGCCCATTCCGTGCGGGACCTGTTCCCCGATGGCGGCGATATCGAGCACGCGACCTTCTGGACCGGGCTGCGGCCCATGACGCCCGATGGCACGCCCATCGTCGGCCCCACGCGCTACGAGAACCTGTTCCTCAACACCGGCCACGGCACGCTGGGCTGGACCATGGCCTGCGGCTCGGCCCGGGTACTGGCCGATCTGATGTCCGACCGCACGCCGGATATCGAGGCCGAGGATCTGGCGCCGGCGCGCTACGCGGTGGCGTGA
- a CDS encoding Lrp/AsnC family transcriptional regulator: MHALDDIDLAMLRALRLDARMSNAALAAAVGLSASACLRRLRLLESRGVIRGYTTVLDEPAEAGGVTVIVQITLERQTDQHLKRFEAAVRRCAEVRACYLMTGIADYQLRVEARDAADYERIHKEQLSRMPGVARIQSGFAIRAVIRG, from the coding sequence ATGCACGCCCTGGATGACATTGACCTCGCCATGCTGCGCGCCCTGCGCCTCGATGCGCGGATGAGCAATGCGGCGCTGGCCGCCGCGGTCGGCCTCTCGGCCTCGGCCTGCCTGCGCCGGCTGCGGCTGCTGGAAAGCCGGGGCGTGATCCGCGGCTATACCACCGTCCTCGATGAACCGGCCGAGGCCGGGGGCGTCACCGTCATCGTTCAGATCACGCTGGAGCGGCAGACCGACCAGCACCTGAAGCGCTTCGAGGCCGCCGTGCGCCGCTGTGCGGAGGTGCGCGCCTGCTACCTGATGACCGGCATCGCCGATTACCAGCTGCGGGTCGAGGCGCGGGACGCGGCGGATTACGAAAGGATCCACAAGGAACAGCTCAGCCGGATGCCGGGCGTGGCGCGGATTCAGTCAGGTTTTGCCATCCGGGCCGTGATTCGCGGCTGA